A section of the Pseudomonas tritici genome encodes:
- a CDS encoding NADH:flavin oxidoreductase/NADH oxidase, giving the protein MSALFEPFKLKDVTLRNRIAIPPMCQYMAEDGIVNDWHLVHLASMARGGAGLLVVEATAVAPEGRITPGCAGLWSDAHAEAFVPMVKAIKAAGSVPGIQIGHAGRKASANRPWEGDDHMPASDARSWETIAPSAIAFGANLPQVPRAMTLDDIARVRQDFVDAARRARDAGFEWIELHFAHGYLGQSFFSEHSNQRTDAYGGSFDNRSRFLLETLAAVREVWPENLPLTARFGVIEYDGRDEQTLTESIELARRFKAGGLDLLSVSVGFTIPDTNIPWGPAFMGPIAERVRREAGIPVTSAWGFGTPQLAEGALQAGHLDVVSVGRAHLADPHWAYFAAKELGVEKSSWTLPAPYAHWLERYR; this is encoded by the coding sequence ATGTCCGCTTTGTTCGAACCGTTCAAACTCAAAGACGTCACCCTGCGCAATCGCATCGCCATCCCGCCAATGTGCCAGTACATGGCCGAGGACGGCATCGTCAACGACTGGCACCTCGTGCACCTGGCCAGCATGGCCCGTGGCGGTGCCGGCCTCCTGGTGGTCGAGGCCACTGCGGTCGCGCCGGAAGGCCGTATCACCCCAGGCTGTGCTGGTCTCTGGAGCGACGCCCACGCCGAGGCCTTCGTGCCGATGGTCAAGGCCATCAAGGCCGCCGGTTCAGTGCCAGGCATCCAGATCGGCCATGCCGGTCGCAAAGCCAGCGCCAACCGCCCTTGGGAAGGGGACGACCATATGCCTGCCTCCGATGCTCGCAGTTGGGAAACCATCGCACCTTCGGCCATCGCATTCGGTGCCAACTTGCCCCAGGTCCCGCGCGCCATGACCCTGGACGACATCGCCCGTGTGCGCCAGGACTTTGTCGACGCTGCCCGCCGTGCCCGTGACGCCGGCTTTGAGTGGATCGAACTGCACTTCGCCCACGGCTACCTGGGCCAGAGCTTCTTCTCCGAGCACTCCAACCAGCGCACCGACGCCTACGGCGGCAGCTTCGACAACCGCAGCCGTTTCCTCCTGGAAACCCTGGCGGCCGTGCGTGAAGTCTGGCCGGAAAACCTGCCACTGACCGCGCGTTTCGGCGTGATCGAATACGACGGCCGTGACGAGCAGACCCTCACCGAGTCCATCGAACTGGCGCGTCGCTTCAAGGCTGGCGGCCTGGACCTGCTGAGCGTCAGCGTTGGTTTCACCATTCCCGACACCAATATTCCGTGGGGCCCGGCGTTCATGGGGCCTATCGCCGAGCGCGTGCGTCGCGAAGCCGGCATTCCGGTCACTTCGGCTTGGGGCTTTGGCACGCCACAACTGGCAGAAGGTGCGTTGCAAGCCGGGCATCTGGACGTGGTCTCGGTGGGTCGTGCGCACCTGGCTGATCCACATTGGGCGTACTTTGCAGCCAAGGAACTGGGCGTCGAGAAGTCGTCCTGGACCTTGCCTGCACCGTATGCGCATTGGTTGGAACGCTATCGCTGA
- a CDS encoding SMP-30/gluconolactonase/LRE family protein produces MSLSAVTAHRAQLGEGPFWDVPTQALYWVNIAGKQALRLMDGQLQVWQLPEHVSAFIPCESGDAVVTLSSGVYRLDLVTEALTLLCVADPQSGNRGNEARCDAQGRLWLGTMQNNIGEQGEDLPITRRSGGLFRIDADAQVTPLLSGLGIPNTLLWSDDGRHVHFGDSMEGTLYRHGILPNGQLEPAHVWFGPHERGGPDGSAMDVEGCIWNARWDGSCLLRLTPEGEVDRIIELPVSRPTSCVFGGPNLTTLYITSAASPLDHPLDGAVLAIEVDVPGKPCHRFAG; encoded by the coding sequence ATGTCGCTGAGCGCCGTCACCGCGCACCGTGCGCAATTGGGGGAGGGCCCGTTCTGGGACGTGCCCACCCAGGCCCTGTACTGGGTCAACATTGCCGGCAAACAGGCATTGCGCCTGATGGACGGGCAGTTACAGGTCTGGCAATTGCCCGAGCATGTCTCGGCGTTTATCCCGTGTGAAAGCGGCGATGCCGTGGTGACCTTGAGCAGCGGCGTGTACCGCCTGGACCTGGTCACCGAAGCCTTGACCTTGCTGTGTGTGGCCGACCCGCAATCGGGCAACCGTGGCAATGAAGCGCGCTGCGATGCCCAGGGCCGCCTGTGGCTGGGCACTATGCAGAACAACATTGGCGAGCAGGGCGAAGACCTGCCCATCACCCGACGCTCCGGCGGCCTGTTTCGCATTGATGCCGATGCGCAGGTCACGCCGTTGCTGAGTGGCCTGGGCATTCCCAACACCTTGCTGTGGAGTGATGACGGCCGCCATGTGCATTTTGGCGACAGCATGGAGGGCACGCTGTACCGGCATGGGATTCTGCCGAACGGCCAACTCGAGCCCGCACACGTCTGGTTCGGCCCACATGAACGTGGCGGGCCGGACGGCTCGGCCATGGACGTCGAAGGCTGTATCTGGAATGCGCGCTGGGACGGCAGTTGCCTGCTGCGCCTCACGCCCGAAGGTGAAGTGGACCGCATCATCGAGTTGCCCGTGAGCCGCCCCACCAGTTGCGTATTTGGTGGCCCGAACCTCACCACCCTCTATATCACCAGTGCCGCCAGCCCATTGGATCACCCTTTGGACGGCGCGGTATTGGCCATTGAGGTCGACGTGCCAGGCAAACCCTGTCACCGCTTTGCCGGCTAA
- the araD1 gene encoding AraD1 family protein — protein MRLVQFELSNGERRVGVVEGDSLREVQTARSVRELALAAIEAGVGLAQQVNSLGLGDSHDYAALLAELKILPPLDHPDPAHMLISGTGLTHLGSASARDKMHQAGDETALTDTMRIFKWGVEGGKPAAGQAGVQPEWFYKGDGSIVVRPGAAFPVPPFAEDAGEEPEIGGLYVIGPDSKPYRVGFAVGNEFSDHIMERKNYLYLAHSKLRSCSYGPELRVGELPQHLAGTSRLLRNGEEIWRNEFLSGEANMCHSLENLEYHHFKYRQFLKPGDVHIHFFGTATLSFADGIRTQPGDVFEISQAEFGAPLINSVGSSDAAFEPGHVITL, from the coding sequence ATGCGTTTAGTTCAGTTCGAGTTAAGCAATGGCGAGCGTCGGGTCGGCGTTGTAGAGGGCGACAGCCTGCGCGAAGTCCAGACGGCGCGCAGTGTGCGCGAATTGGCCCTGGCCGCCATCGAAGCGGGCGTCGGCCTGGCACAACAGGTGAACAGCCTCGGTCTGGGCGACAGCCACGACTACGCCGCACTGCTGGCCGAGCTGAAAATCCTGCCGCCGCTGGATCACCCGGACCCGGCGCACATGTTGATCAGCGGTACCGGCCTGACCCACTTGGGCAGCGCCTCGGCGCGGGACAAAATGCACCAGGCCGGCGATGAAACGGCACTGACCGATACCATGCGCATCTTCAAATGGGGCGTGGAGGGCGGCAAGCCAGCAGCGGGTCAGGCGGGCGTGCAACCGGAGTGGTTCTATAAAGGTGACGGCAGCATCGTCGTGCGCCCAGGCGCCGCCTTCCCGGTGCCACCGTTTGCCGAAGATGCCGGCGAAGAACCGGAGATCGGCGGTCTGTACGTGATCGGTCCGGACAGCAAGCCCTACCGTGTGGGTTTTGCGGTGGGCAACGAATTCTCCGACCACATCATGGAGCGCAAGAATTACCTGTACCTGGCCCACTCCAAGCTGCGCAGTTGCAGCTACGGCCCCGAGTTGCGCGTGGGCGAGTTGCCCCAGCACCTGGCGGGCACCAGTCGCCTCCTGCGTAACGGTGAGGAAATCTGGCGGAACGAATTCCTCAGCGGCGAGGCCAATATGTGCCACAGCCTGGAAAATCTCGAGTATCACCACTTCAAATACCGCCAGTTCCTCAAGCCCGGCGATGTGCATATCCACTTTTTCGGCACCGCCACCTTGTCATTCGCCGACGGTATACGTACTCAACCGGGCGATGTGTTTGAGATCAGCCAAGCCGAGTTCGGCGCGCCATTGATCAACAGCGTCGGCAGCAGCGATGCGGCATTCGAACCCGGCCACGTCATCACCCTTTAA
- a CDS encoding aldehyde dehydrogenase (NADP(+)), producing the protein MTQFLGHNYIGGQRSANGSVKLQSVDAATGEALPQDFYQATPEEVDAAAKAAAQAYPAYRALSAARRAQFLDAIADELDALGDDFVELVCRETALPAARIKGERGRTSGQMRLFATVLRRGDFYGARIDKALPDRQPMPRPDLRQYRIGLGPVAVFGASNFPLAFSTAGGDTAAALAAGCPVVFKAHSGHMATAERVADAIIRAAETTEMPAGVFNMIFGGGVGEALVKHPAIQAVGFTGSLKGGRALCDMAAARAQPIPVFAEMSSINPVIVLPQALTARAESVARDLTASVVQGCGQFCTNPGLVIGIASPAFTAFTQQVAQLIGEQPTQTMLNAGTLGSYGKGLEKLLAHPGIQHLAGSAQAGNQAHPQLFKADVRLLIDGDEVLQEEVFGPTTVFVEVADQAQLSAALHGLHGQLTATIIGEPADLQQFAELTPLLEQKVGRILLNGYPTGVEVCDSMVHGGPYPATSDARGTSVGTLAIDRFLRPVCFQNYPDSLLPDALKNANPLRIQRLVDGTPSRDAL; encoded by the coding sequence ATGACCCAGTTCCTCGGCCACAACTACATCGGCGGCCAGCGCAGCGCCAACGGCAGCGTCAAACTGCAAAGCGTCGATGCTGCCACTGGCGAAGCCTTGCCCCAGGATTTCTACCAGGCGACCCCGGAAGAAGTCGACGCCGCCGCCAAGGCTGCCGCGCAGGCTTACCCTGCGTACCGTGCCTTGAGTGCGGCGCGCCGCGCGCAGTTCCTCGATGCGATTGCCGATGAGCTGGATGCGTTGGGCGATGACTTTGTCGAGCTGGTCTGCCGCGAAACCGCGCTGCCGGCTGCGCGTATCAAGGGCGAGCGTGGGCGCACCAGCGGCCAGATGCGCCTGTTCGCGACCGTGCTGCGTCGCGGTGATTTCTACGGCGCGCGCATCGACAAGGCGCTGCCGGATCGCCAGCCGATGCCACGCCCGGATTTGCGCCAATACCGCATCGGCCTCGGGCCGGTTGCTGTGTTCGGCGCTAGCAACTTTCCCCTGGCCTTTTCCACGGCGGGCGGCGACACCGCAGCCGCACTGGCGGCGGGCTGCCCGGTCGTCTTCAAGGCGCATAGTGGGCATATGGCGACCGCCGAGCGGGTGGCCGATGCGATCATTCGGGCGGCCGAAACCACCGAGATGCCGGCCGGCGTGTTCAATATGATCTTCGGCGGTGGCGTCGGTGAAGCGCTGGTCAAGCACCCGGCGATCCAGGCCGTAGGCTTCACGGGTTCGCTCAAGGGCGGGCGCGCCTTGTGCGACATGGCAGCGGCACGTGCGCAGCCGATCCCGGTGTTTGCCGAGATGTCGAGCATCAACCCGGTGATCGTGCTGCCCCAGGCTCTCACAGCACGGGCTGAAAGTGTTGCGCGTGACCTGACCGCCTCGGTGGTGCAAGGCTGCGGCCAGTTCTGCACCAACCCAGGCCTGGTGATCGGTATCGCTTCGCCTGCATTCACGGCGTTTACTCAACAGGTTGCGCAACTAATCGGTGAACAACCGACGCAGACCATGCTCAACGCCGGCACCCTGGGCAGCTACGGCAAAGGCCTGGAAAAACTGCTGGCGCACCCCGGCATCCAGCACCTGGCGGGCAGTGCCCAGGCCGGTAACCAGGCACACCCGCAATTGTTCAAGGCCGATGTGCGCCTGTTGATCGACGGCGATGAAGTGCTGCAAGAAGAAGTGTTCGGTCCCACCACGGTATTTGTCGAGGTCGCCGACCAGGCCCAACTCAGCGCTGCCTTACATGGCCTGCACGGTCAATTGACGGCGACGATCATTGGCGAGCCGGCAGACCTGCAACAGTTCGCCGAACTCACGCCACTGCTCGAACAGAAAGTCGGGCGCATCCTGCTCAACGGCTACCCGACCGGTGTGGAAGTCTGCGATTCGATGGTGCACGGCGGACCGTACCCCGCGACGTCCGATGCGCGTGGCACCTCGGTCGGCACCCTGGCCATCGACCGTTTCCTGCGCCCGGTGTGCTTCCAGAATTACCCTGATAGCCTGCTGCCCGACGCGTTGAAAAACGCTAACCCGTTGCGTATCCAGCGGCTCGTGGATGGCACGCCTTCGCGCGACGCGCTGTAA
- a CDS encoding IlvD/Edd family dehydratase gives MSDKKPGLRSAQWFGTADKNGFMYRSWMKNQGIADHQFHGKPIIGICNTWSELTPCNAHFRQIADHVKRGVIEAGGFPVEFPVFSNGESNLRPTAMLTRNLASMDVEEAIRGNPIDGVVLLTGCDKTTPALLMGAASCDVPAIVVTGGPMLNGKHKGQDIGSGTVVWQLSEQVKAGTITLDDFLAAEGGMSRSAGTCNTMGTASTMACMAEALGTSLPHNAAIPAVDARRYVLAHMSGMRAVEMVREDLKLSKILTKEAFENAIRVNAAIGGSTNAVIHLKAIAGRIGVELDLDDWTRMGRGMPTIVDLQPSGRFLMEEFYYAGGLPAVLRRLGEANLIPHPNALTVNGKSLGENTKDSPIYGQDEVIRTLDNPIRADGGICVLRGNLAPLGAVLKPSAASPALMQHRGRAVVFENFDMYKARINDPELDVDANSILVMKNCGPKGYPGMAEVGNMGLPAKLLAQGVTDMVRISDARMSGTAYGTVVLHVAPEAAAGGPLATVKEGDWIELDCANGRLHLDIPDAELAARMADLAPPEKLIVGGYRQLYIDHVLQADQGCDFDFLVGCRGAEVPRHSH, from the coding sequence ATGTCTGATAAAAAGCCCGGCCTACGCTCCGCCCAGTGGTTTGGTACTGCCGACAAAAACGGCTTCATGTACCGCAGCTGGATGAAGAACCAGGGCATTGCCGACCATCAGTTCCATGGCAAGCCAATCATCGGCATCTGCAACACGTGGTCGGAGCTGACGCCGTGCAACGCGCATTTCCGCCAGATCGCCGACCACGTCAAACGCGGCGTGATCGAGGCCGGTGGCTTCCCCGTGGAATTCCCGGTGTTCTCCAACGGCGAATCCAACCTGCGCCCCACCGCGATGCTCACCCGCAACCTGGCGAGCATGGACGTGGAAGAAGCCATTCGCGGCAACCCGATTGACGGTGTGGTGCTGCTGACCGGCTGCGACAAAACCACCCCGGCCTTGCTGATGGGCGCCGCCAGTTGCGACGTGCCGGCCATCGTGGTCACCGGTGGGCCGATGCTCAATGGCAAGCACAAGGGCCAGGACATTGGCTCGGGCACGGTGGTGTGGCAGCTCAGCGAACAGGTCAAGGCCGGCACCATTACGCTGGATGATTTCCTCGCGGCCGAGGGCGGCATGTCGCGTTCGGCGGGCACCTGCAACACCATGGGTACCGCGTCGACCATGGCCTGTATGGCCGAGGCACTCGGTACTTCCCTGCCCCACAACGCGGCGATTCCGGCGGTGGATGCACGGCGTTATGTGCTGGCGCATATGTCGGGCATGCGCGCGGTAGAGATGGTGCGCGAAGACTTGAAGCTGTCGAAGATCCTCACCAAAGAAGCGTTTGAAAATGCGATCCGCGTGAATGCCGCCATCGGCGGTTCGACCAACGCGGTGATTCACTTGAAAGCCATCGCCGGGCGCATCGGCGTTGAATTGGACCTGGATGACTGGACCCGCATGGGCCGTGGCATGCCGACCATCGTCGACCTGCAACCGTCCGGGCGCTTCCTGATGGAAGAGTTCTACTACGCCGGTGGCCTGCCCGCCGTGCTGCGTCGCCTCGGTGAAGCCAACCTGATCCCGCACCCGAACGCCCTGACCGTGAACGGCAAGTCCCTGGGCGAGAACACCAAGGACTCGCCGATCTACGGCCAGGATGAAGTGATCCGCACCCTCGACAACCCGATCCGCGCTGACGGCGGCATCTGCGTATTGCGCGGTAACCTGGCGCCACTCGGCGCGGTCCTCAAGCCGTCCGCCGCCAGCCCGGCGTTGATGCAGCACCGTGGCCGCGCCGTGGTGTTCGAAAACTTCGACATGTACAAGGCACGCATCAACGACCCCGAGCTGGACGTGGACGCCAACTCGATCCTGGTCATGAAAAACTGCGGCCCCAAGGGTTACCCAGGCATGGCCGAGGTCGGCAACATGGGCCTGCCGGCCAAGCTGCTGGCCCAGGGTGTGACGGATATGGTGCGGATTTCCGACGCGCGCATGAGCGGCACGGCCTACGGCACGGTGGTGTTGCACGTGGCCCCGGAAGCCGCTGCCGGCGGACCGTTAGCCACCGTGAAGGAAGGCGACTGGATCGAACTCGACTGCGCCAATGGCCGTTTGCACCTGGACATCCCCGACGCAGAGCTGGCGGCGCGCATGGCAGACCTTGCGCCACCTGAAAAGCTCATCGTCGGCGGCTATCGCCAGCTGTACATCGACCATGTGCTGCAGGCCGACCAGGGTTGCGACTTTGACTTCCTGGTAGGTTGCCGAGGCGCGGAAGTCCCACGGCATTCCCACTAA
- a CDS encoding FadR/GntR family transcriptional regulator, with amino-acid sequence MDHQPPKPRKSQHAQIVQDLGMHIVSGRFKPEERLPMEATLCEEYKVSRSVLREATRVLSAKGLVYSKPRVGAVVRPRLKWHLLDPDVLSWLMQSTPHSEFFNTLAGVRRILEPEIAAMAATTATDEDIATIEKAYAGMETAKTHEDLLQADLDFHRAIADATRNDLLAYMCNMLSLPLRESINITNRRPDIQGLSLPRHKAILTAIQNRDALGARHASLVQLDDTRVALDTVMNVLTPL; translated from the coding sequence ATGGATCACCAGCCGCCCAAGCCGCGCAAGAGCCAGCATGCCCAGATCGTTCAAGACTTGGGCATGCACATCGTTTCCGGTCGCTTCAAGCCCGAAGAACGGCTGCCCATGGAGGCCACGCTCTGCGAGGAGTACAAGGTCAGCCGCTCGGTGTTGCGTGAGGCTACGCGGGTACTCAGCGCCAAGGGCCTGGTGTATTCCAAGCCACGGGTGGGCGCGGTGGTGCGACCACGGTTGAAATGGCACCTGCTCGACCCGGACGTGTTGTCCTGGTTGATGCAGTCCACGCCCCACAGCGAGTTCTTCAACACGTTGGCCGGTGTGCGGCGCATCCTTGAACCGGAAATCGCGGCCATGGCCGCGACTACCGCCACCGATGAAGACATCGCCACCATCGAAAAAGCCTACGCAGGCATGGAAACCGCGAAGACCCACGAAGACCTGTTGCAGGCCGACCTGGACTTCCACCGCGCCATTGCCGACGCCACCCGCAACGACCTGCTCGCGTATATGTGCAACATGCTGTCGTTGCCGCTGCGCGAGTCGATCAACATCACCAACCGCCGCCCGGATATCCAGGGTTTGAGCCTGCCCCGGCACAAGGCGATCCTCACCGCGATCCAGAACCGCGACGCCCTTGGGGCGCGGCATGCGTCGCTGGTGCAGTTGGATGACACGCGGGTGGCGTTGGATACGGTGATGAATGTATTGACCCCGCTTTAA
- a CDS encoding MFS transporter: protein MSQELRLIRRITLKLIPFLILLYLIAYVDRSAVGFAKLHMGADVGIGDAAYGLGAGLFFIGYFLFEIPSNLMLDRFGARRWFARIMITWGAITIGMAFVQGPHSFYVMRFLLGAAEAGFFPGVLYYITQWFPVRHRGKILGLFILSQPIAMMITGPVSGGLLGMDGILGLHGWQWLFIVIGSPAILLTWPVLRYLPDGPKHVKWMSEEEKAWLAGELNKDLQAYGQTRHGNPLHALKDKRVLLLALFYLPVTLSIYGLGLWLPTLIKQFGGSDLTTGFISAVPYIFGIIGLLIIPRSSDRLNDRYGHLAVLYVLGAIGLFFSAWLSVPVLQMAALCLAAFAMFSCTAVFWTLPGRFFAGASAAAGIALINSVGNLGGYIGPFVIGALKEYTGNLASGLYFLSGVMLFGLVLTFVVYRLLERKHVLPADQFAASARGATRT from the coding sequence ATGAGCCAGGAACTGCGGCTTATTCGGCGCATTACGCTGAAACTGATTCCCTTCCTGATCCTGCTGTACCTGATCGCCTACGTAGACCGCTCCGCCGTGGGCTTTGCCAAATTGCACATGGGCGCCGACGTCGGTATTGGCGACGCCGCCTATGGCCTGGGCGCGGGGTTGTTCTTTATTGGCTACTTCCTTTTCGAGATCCCCAGCAACCTGATGCTCGACCGCTTCGGCGCGCGGCGCTGGTTTGCGCGGATCATGATCACCTGGGGCGCCATCACCATCGGCATGGCCTTTGTGCAGGGCCCACACAGCTTCTATGTGATGCGCTTTCTGCTTGGCGCGGCGGAAGCGGGATTCTTTCCGGGCGTTCTCTACTACATCACTCAATGGTTCCCGGTGCGCCATCGCGGCAAGATCCTCGGGCTGTTTATCCTGTCGCAACCCATCGCAATGATGATCACCGGCCCGGTGTCCGGCGGCCTACTAGGCATGGACGGCATTCTTGGTCTGCACGGCTGGCAGTGGCTGTTTATCGTGATCGGCAGCCCGGCGATTCTGCTCACCTGGCCGGTGCTGCGCTACCTGCCGGACGGCCCCAAGCACGTCAAATGGATGAGTGAGGAGGAAAAAGCCTGGCTCGCCGGCGAGTTGAACAAAGACTTGCAAGCCTACGGCCAGACCCGCCACGGCAACCCGCTGCATGCCTTGAAAGACAAGCGGGTGTTGCTGCTGGCGCTGTTCTATCTGCCGGTGACCCTGAGCATTTATGGCCTGGGCCTGTGGTTGCCGACGTTGATCAAACAATTCGGTGGCAGTGATTTGACCACCGGCTTCATCTCCGCCGTGCCGTATATCTTCGGCATCATCGGCCTGCTGATCATCCCGCGCAGCTCCGACCGTTTGAACGACCGCTACGGCCACCTGGCGGTGCTTTATGTACTCGGTGCCATCGGCCTGTTCTTCAGCGCCTGGCTGAGCGTGCCGGTGCTGCAAATGGCGGCGCTGTGCCTGGCGGCGTTCGCGATGTTTTCTTGCACGGCGGTGTTCTGGACCTTGCCGGGTCGGTTTTTTGCTGGCGCCAGTGCAGCGGCGGGCATTGCGTTGATCAACTCGGTTGGCAACCTCGGCGGCTACATCGGCCCGTTCGTGATCGGCGCGCTCAAGGAATACACCGGCAACCTGGCATCGGGCCTGTACTTTTTGTCCGGGGTGATGCTGTTCGGGCTGGTCTTGACCTTTGTGGTCTACCGCTTGCTGGAGCGCAAGCATGTGCTGCCTGCCGACCAATTCGCCGCCAGTGCCCGTGGCGCGACACGTACTTAA
- a CDS encoding TonB-dependent siderophore receptor yields the protein MRRTLLSMCVLQAFSPLSWAAVEPVEKTGIELQTTSITGTADYETAQGPVQGYHATRSASATRTDTSIHETPQSITVVSKDVVEDIGATRLQDALDYAGGVGRANNFGGQGLTTFTVRGFTTGEFYRNGFPINRGYPNMPDANTIERLEVLRGPATMLYGRGDPGGTFNVVSKQPLAERTVTLGSQLDDQGMKRGTLDASGPLDEEGRLAYRLNVVGEGGDTFRDHVETERYGVTPVITWQATDDTKLIFEGDFMRNNHPLDRGLTRFATQKGTASRDTFWGDKDVGKLHNDNSMAQLRFEHLLNENWTLGGGFQWLDGTLQGNAIEANSLAADGHTLNRNFNYRKLEWTDKDTQLNLTGHFSTGGFDHTLLTGVEFEDYDYKSIIQRSSASYTSDIFNPVYGKPRPALTSTPTHDKENLKTYAAFVQDQVALTERLKVLAGARFERFEHQYESYVPGTKNWEASDNAVTPRVGVIYDLTDSLAVYADAARSFKPNTGAARTGEGFEPEKGKSYEMGIKWEALDHQLSVDAAIYQIDKKNVLTTDPADPTATFKVAAGQVRSRGFDLNVAGNLTPEWRVIGGYAYVDAAVTKDNTLRVGSHLANIPRNSFSLLNVYEFQDGSLKGLGLGAGAKYVDERVGQTSNTPFTMDAYTVVDLLGYYKVNEKVRLNLDVKNLFNRDFEEGAFGNFYAYPGAPRTVQVGIAYTL from the coding sequence ATGCGTCGTACCCTGCTTTCAATGTGTGTGCTTCAGGCGTTTTCCCCGTTGAGTTGGGCAGCGGTCGAGCCGGTTGAAAAAACCGGCATCGAGCTGCAAACCACCAGCATCACCGGCACTGCCGACTATGAAACCGCGCAGGGGCCGGTGCAGGGCTACCACGCCACCCGCTCGGCGAGCGCGACGCGTACGGATACCTCGATTCATGAAACGCCGCAGTCCATCACCGTGGTGTCCAAAGATGTGGTCGAGGACATCGGCGCCACCCGTTTGCAGGACGCGCTGGACTACGCCGGCGGTGTCGGCCGCGCCAACAACTTCGGCGGGCAGGGCCTGACCACGTTTACCGTGCGCGGCTTTACCACCGGCGAGTTCTACCGCAATGGTTTCCCGATCAACCGTGGCTACCCAAATATGCCGGACGCCAACACCATCGAGCGCCTGGAAGTGCTGCGCGGTCCGGCGACCATGCTCTACGGCCGTGGCGATCCTGGCGGCACCTTCAACGTGGTCTCCAAGCAACCGCTGGCCGAACGCACGGTCACATTAGGCAGCCAGTTGGATGATCAAGGCATGAAGCGCGGCACCCTGGATGCCTCCGGCCCGTTGGATGAGGAGGGCCGCCTGGCCTATCGCCTGAACGTGGTGGGTGAGGGCGGTGACACCTTCCGTGACCATGTGGAAACCGAGCGCTACGGCGTGACCCCGGTGATCACCTGGCAAGCCACCGATGACACTAAGCTGATCTTCGAAGGTGACTTCATGCGCAACAACCACCCGCTGGATCGTGGCTTGACCCGCTTCGCCACTCAGAAAGGCACGGCGTCCCGCGATACCTTCTGGGGTGATAAAGACGTTGGTAAATTGCACAACGACAACAGCATGGCACAGCTGCGTTTCGAGCATCTGCTCAATGAAAACTGGACCCTGGGCGGCGGTTTCCAATGGCTCGACGGTACGTTGCAAGGCAACGCGATTGAAGCCAATAGCTTGGCTGCTGACGGGCACACGCTCAACCGCAATTTTAACTACCGCAAGCTGGAGTGGACGGACAAGGACACCCAGCTCAACCTCACCGGGCATTTTTCCACGGGTGGGTTCGATCACACTTTGCTCACGGGCGTCGAGTTTGAAGATTACGACTACAAGTCGATCATCCAGCGTTCGTCCGCTTCCTACACCAGTGATATTTTCAACCCAGTCTATGGAAAGCCGCGTCCTGCGCTCACCAGCACGCCTACCCATGACAAGGAAAACCTCAAGACCTACGCAGCCTTTGTTCAGGATCAAGTCGCCCTGACCGAGCGTCTGAAAGTATTGGCTGGCGCGCGTTTCGAGCGTTTTGAGCACCAGTACGAGAGCTATGTGCCGGGTACAAAAAACTGGGAAGCCAGCGATAACGCCGTAACACCACGGGTTGGAGTGATCTACGACCTGACCGACTCGCTTGCCGTGTACGCCGATGCAGCGCGTTCATTCAAGCCCAATACTGGCGCCGCCCGCACAGGTGAAGGCTTTGAACCGGAGAAAGGCAAGTCGTATGAAATGGGCATTAAGTGGGAAGCGCTGGATCACCAGTTGAGTGTCGACGCTGCGATTTACCAGATCGACAAAAAGAATGTGCTGACCACCGATCCTGCGGACCCCACCGCCACCTTCAAGGTCGCAGCGGGCCAAGTACGCAGCCGTGGTTTCGACTTGAACGTCGCCGGCAACCTTACTCCAGAGTGGCGCGTGATCGGTGGCTATGCCTATGTGGACGCAGCAGTGACCAAGGACAACACCCTCCGTGTTGGCTCGCACCTGGCCAACATCCCGCGCAACAGCTTCAGTCTGCTGAACGTCTACGAATTCCAGGATGGCAGTCTCAAAGGACTTGGGCTGGGCGCGGGAGCGAAATACGTCGATGAGCGTGTCGGCCAGACCTCCAACACCCCGTTTACGATGGACGCCTACACCGTGGTCGATCTGCTCGGTTACTACAAGGTCAACGAAAAAGTCCGGCTCAACCTGGATGTGAAGAACTTGTTCAATCGCGACTTTGAAGAGGGTGCGTTCGGTAACTTCTACGCCTACCCAGGCGCGCCACGCACGGTGCAGGTGGGCATCGCCTACACCTTGTAA